One Chloroflexota bacterium genomic window, CAAGGCCAAGGTAGATGTCGGGGGTCTCCAGCAGCCCCCATTTCCGCAGCACAAACCCGACCGCAATGCAAATGCCGGAGGCTACGGGAATCGCCAGTTCTCGAAGTTGTGCCCGTTGCTCCAGACCCAGGCTGAACTTGCCAAGGCAAAGCAGGCCGGCGCCGCCCACTGCCGCCACGGTTCCCAACCCTATGAGTGGTGAGACTGCTTCGCTGAACAGGATCACGCCGCCCATGACGGACAGGGGCGCTTGGACGTTGTACAGCGGAGTCGAGACGGCTACGCCAATCCTCTGCATGGCGGCAAACAGCAACGCCCGGCCCAGAAAGAGCCCTGTCACACCGGCTGCAATGAATGCAAACACAGCCCAGTTGGAAATGCCCAAATGAGGGGAGAAGAGCAGGTAGAGCGGCCAGGCAACGACCGCGCTGATCAGGTTGACGATGAGCACTGCGGCGCCGGGCGTGCCACGCTCCAGGCCCCACCGAATGTAGAGGGAGGCAAGGGCGAGGAACAGGCCGGTCAGGACGGCCAGTACGGCGGGGTTCATGCCCTCGATACCTCCCTTCTTGCACCAAGATGGAAAGCAGGGGCACTTTATGCTATATCATAACCTTGCCCCTACTGAGAAACTGTCCATGCAACAGGAGACCAAAATGCCAGGGACTTCGTACGTTAAGGTGTCGCCGTCCATCCTCTCCGCGGACGCCGCTGCGTTCGGCGCCCAGGTGGCCGAGGCTGAGGCCGCCGGCGCCGACTACATTCACGTCGACGTCATGGACGGCCACTTTGTCCCCAACCTGACCTTTGGCCCCATGCTGGTGGACGCCTTGCGCTCTCGAACGAGCTTGCCGCTTGACGTGCACCTGATGGTGGACTCACCTGACCAGCTCATCCCGGACTTTGCGAAGGCTGGCGCGTCCATCCTCACCGTGCATGCTGAGGCCGTTGCGCACTTGCACCGGACTGTCCATCTCATCAAGGAGTCGGGGGCCCGGTCCGGCGTTGCCCTGAACCCTTCAACGCCCGCCAGCGTCCTGGAGGAGATAGTCGACGACCTGGACCTGGTGCTGGTGATGACCGTGAACCCCGGCTTCGGCGGTCAGCGATTCATCTCGTCGGTCGTTCCCAAGGTGCGCAGGGTGCGCGCGATGCTGGACGAGCGCTCGCTGGAGACGGAGCTTGAGGTGGATGGCGGCATCAATGCTGAGACGGCGGATGAAGTGGTGAAGAACGGCGCGAGAGTCCTCGTCGCCGGGTCCGCCATCTTCAATAAGAGGGAGAGCGTCGCGGAGGCGATGACCCGGTTGCGCGGCAGCTTCCATGCCGGCTAGGTGACGCAGAGACGGCGCACCTCGACTGATGCGCAATCAGAGGAACGTGCAACGTCAGGGGTTATCTAACCCGAGAGGGCTTGTACTGGCTCCGGATGCACCGCGTGCAAGCCTTCACCCGCACTCGCTGTCCCTTGATCACCATCGTTGCCCGCTGGACGTTGGGAAGCCAACGGGTGTTGGTGCGCCGCTTGGAGTGGCTAACGTTGTGGCCGCTGCCGCCAACCTTGCCGCATATTTGACAACTTGCCATGGTCTGCCTTTTGACGGCGTATTGCCGCTTGTTTACAATTTCCAAATTACATTAGCACAGCTTTGGCACAGGGGCAAGTTGACGGATACCTTGAGAGGGGGGAGTGCGGGGTGACCGAAGGTACGCCAACACGACTGGACGCCGCGGGCCTTCTGACCCTGCTCTCCGGGGGCGCCGAGGCGCTCGAAGTGAACCTCGAGGCGGTGAACGCCCTCAACGTCTTCCCCGTGCCCGACGGCGACACCGGCACCAACATGCTCCTCACCCTGAAGACCGTCGTCGAGTCGGCGCAGCAGGCCGACGGCTCAACGCTCACGGGCGTCGCGAGCGCCGCCGCGCACGGCGCGCTCATGGGCGCGCGCGGCAACAGCGGCGTCATCCTTTCGCAGTTCATTCGCGGGCTCGCACAGGCCGTCGAGGGGCTTCAACATGCCGACTCAGCACAGCTCGCCGAGGCCTTCGCGCAGGGCGGCGCCGCCACGTACCGCGCCGTCAGCAACCCCGTCGAGGGCACCATGCTCACCGTCATGCGCCGCACCGGCGAGGCCATGCAGGGCGCCGCACCGACCGTCGAGGATGCGCTGTCGTTGCTGGAGGCCGGGCTCATCGTGTGCAAGGAAGCGGTGCTGCAAACGCCCGAGCAGCTTCAAGTGCTCCACGATGCCGGCGTCGTAGATGCCGGCGGGCAGGGATTCGCCGTCCTGCTTGAGGGTGGCCTGCTAGCGCTTCGCGGCGAGGACCCCACCTCCATTCGGATGGAGAACGTTGAGGGGCTTGGTCACGTATCGGACAGCTTCATGCAATCCGTGGAAGAGGATGTCTTCGGCTTCTGCACGCAATTCATCATCACCGGCGAGGCGCTCGACCCGGAGGGCCTCCGCGCCACCATCGACGCGATGGCCCATTCGACCGTCGTCATCGGCGATACGCGGACGGTGCGCGTCCACGCCCACACGCTGGAACCCGACACGCTGCTTGAGATGGGCCGCGCGGTCGGCGTGGTGGACCAGGTCAAGATCGAGAGCATGGACAACCAGCACAGGGACTTCCGTGCAGCCCGCGCCGAGGGCCCGCCCGCTGCGGTGGGCGTCGTGGCGGTCGTCCGCGGCGACGGCCTGGAGGAGGTCTTCCGCAGCCTGGGCGTCGAGGTCATCGTCTCCGGGGGGCAGACCATGAACCCCAGCACAGAGGAGCTGCTGGAGGGCATTAGGGCGCTCAATGCCGAGTCGGCGGTGGTGCTGCCCAACAACAAGAACATCG contains:
- a CDS encoding DAK2 domain-containing protein — encoded protein: MTEGTPTRLDAAGLLTLLSGGAEALEVNLEAVNALNVFPVPDGDTGTNMLLTLKTVVESAQQADGSTLTGVASAAAHGALMGARGNSGVILSQFIRGLAQAVEGLQHADSAQLAEAFAQGGAATYRAVSNPVEGTMLTVMRRTGEAMQGAAPTVEDALSLLEAGLIVCKEAVLQTPEQLQVLHDAGVVDAGGQGFAVLLEGGLLALRGEDPTSIRMENVEGLGHVSDSFMQSVEEDVFGFCTQFIITGEALDPEGLRATIDAMAHSTVVIGDTRTVRVHAHTLEPDTLLEMGRAVGVVDQVKIESMDNQHRDFRAARAEGPPAAVGVVAVVRGDGLEEVFRSLGVEVIVSGGQTMNPSTEELLEGIRALNAESAVVLPNNKNIVAAARQAADMSPVPARVVPTTSLPQGIAAMLAFSPVGNLDGNAESMAEGAESLVDGEVVTAVRDAAIDGAQVRAGEVMSLLRGKLAASAPTVQEALVALVRAAEPEEGSLVTLYWGGDVTHGDALIAADALASVADGLDVEVVYGGQPHYHYLVSIE
- the rpe gene encoding ribulose-phosphate 3-epimerase, with protein sequence MPGTSYVKVSPSILSADAAAFGAQVAEAEAAGADYIHVDVMDGHFVPNLTFGPMLVDALRSRTSLPLDVHLMVDSPDQLIPDFAKAGASILTVHAEAVAHLHRTVHLIKESGARSGVALNPSTPASVLEEIVDDLDLVLVMTVNPGFGGQRFISSVVPKVRRVRAMLDERSLETELEVDGGINAETADEVVKNGARVLVAGSAIFNKRESVAEAMTRLRGSFHAG
- the rpmB gene encoding 50S ribosomal protein L28 — its product is MASCQICGKVGGSGHNVSHSKRRTNTRWLPNVQRATMVIKGQRVRVKACTRCIRSQYKPSRVR
- a CDS encoding DMT family transporter: MNPAVLAVLTGLFLALASLYIRWGLERGTPGAAVLIVNLISAVVAWPLYLLFSPHLGISNWAVFAFIAAGVTGLFLGRALLFAAMQRIGVAVSTPLYNVQAPLSVMGGVILFSEAVSPLIGLGTVAAVGGAGLLCLGKFSLGLEQRAQLRELAIPVASGICIAVGFVLRKWGLLETPDIYLGLAIMTSTAFIISLGSAVVHRQTIRFPTGRPLMMFVIAGLMTNVAHLTSLAALLHGKLVVVIPLQNTEMLFALLLSLVFLRRLERITLAVVAGAALVMTGAVLVNL